In Xyrauchen texanus isolate HMW12.3.18 chromosome 35, RBS_HiC_50CHRs, whole genome shotgun sequence, one DNA window encodes the following:
- the LOC127628834 gene encoding CDK5 and ABL1 enzyme substrate 2-like, whose product MAAAACGTRGCTRTNNSAKPHKEHLRKSRDSHRRQAALLFLTNISLDGQPVFNLSSGTVGPREAENRCVDVGASAVSGPPLSTTSSYGTFIQVSSSIIGGAGTPLPRTNTCPAPLHFNLGCSNVFTDDGRAADPLSVQGSPLSPTSGPLNPLLGSSKSPCEFPASNPVPEPRQRTRNLSESPGPKVSKKVHFIKNMRQYDTRGSRIVLICAKRSLCAAFSVLPYGESYHISDSKLESQRQRHSSSGGIDMVPGLEGVEVDFGKTVSYARFLLPTNALVRQKSSGPPDLSTAQTPMFRNHINAQKNFTPSRINGTVGQDTSVDELSEYDPNLLSDPQWPCGKHKRVLIFASYVTTVIEYVKPSDLKKDMNETFKEKFPYIKLTLSKIRSLKREMRAVSEECGLQPVTIAMAYVYFEKLVLQGRLNKHNRKLVSSACVLLAAKISSDLKKQEVKQLIDRLEERFRINCKELISLEFTVLVALEMALYLPDSKVMPHYRRLVQQV is encoded by the exons ATATCTTTGGACGGACAACCGGTTTTCAATCTAAGCAGTGGAACTGTTGGCCCCAGGGAAGCCGAGAACCGGTGTGTGGATGTCGGTGCGTCAGCGGTGTCGGGTCCCCCTCTGTCCACAACCAGCAGCTACGGAACCTTCATTCAAGTGTCATCCTCTATCATCGGGGGAGCTGGTACCCCGTTACCGAGGACTAACACATGTCCAGCTCCTCTACACTTTAATTTAGGGTGTAGCAACGTTTTCACGGATGATGGAAGAGCAGCAGATCCTTTGTCAGTCCAGGGATCCCCGCTTTCACCGACCTCTGGACCGTTGAATCCCCTTTTAGGATCCAGCAAATCGCCCTGCGAGTTCCCGGCCTCTAACCCCGTGCCTGAACCACGACAAAG GACACGTAACCTGTCTGAGTCCCCAGGGCCAAAGGTTTCCAAGAAGGTGCacttcatcaagaacatgagacaGTATGATACGCGAGGTAGCAG GATTGTGCTGATCTGTGCCAAGAGATCTCTGTGTGCTGCTTTCTCTGTATTGCCCTATGGAGAGAGCTACCACATCAG TGACTCAAAACTAGAATCCCAGAGACAGAGGCACTCTTCCAGTGGGGGAATAGATATGGTCCCTGGGCTGGAGGGAGTGGAGGTGGACTTTGGAAAG ACAGTATCATACGCCCGCTTTCTACTCCCAACCAATGCCTTGGTCAGGCAGAAGAGCAGTGGCCCACCTGATCTCAGTACAGCCCAGACCCCTATGTTTCGAAATCACATCAATGCCCAGAAGAACTTCACCCCTTCCCGTATAAACGGCACCGTTGGGCAAGACACCA gtgtggatgagttGTCAGAATATGACCCCAACTTACTCAGTGACCCCCAGTGGCCTTGTGGGAAGCACAAACGGGTCTTAATCTTTGCATCTTATGTG ACAACGGTTATTGAATATGTAAAACCATCTGATTTGAAGAAAGACATGAACGAGACATTCAAGGAGAAGTTTCCCTACATAAAACTGACCCTCAGCAAGATTAGAAG TTTGAAAAGGGAGATGCGAGCGGTGAGTGAGGAGTGTGGTCTACAGCCGGTTACCATAGCAATGGCCTATGTTTACTTTGAGAAGCTGGTTCTGCAGGGACGACTGAACAAGCACAACAGAAAGCTGGTGTCTTCTGCCTGTGTTTTACTGGCTGCCAAGATTAGCAGTGACCTCAAGAAACAAGAAGTCAAGCAATTGATTGAT AGGTTGGAGGAGCGTTTCCGAATAAACTGCAAAGAGTTGATTTCCCTAGAGTTCACTGTTCTGGTTGCCTTGGAGATGGCACTCTACCTCCCCGACAGCAAGGTCATGCCTCACTATCGCAGACTGGTACAGCAGGTCTAA